In the genome of Odontesthes bonariensis isolate fOdoBon6 chromosome 20, fOdoBon6.hap1, whole genome shotgun sequence, the window GAAATTCTTGATGTGCGCGCTATGCAAACACGCCCGCAGAAGCAACCAGAGCTTCTCAGTGAAGTTTGTAAATGGTCCTTAAGGCAAGCTTAGCTCTTTGACCTCCCCTGGGCTTGCTGTATGGAAAAGAAATCAGGTCATTTTGCTGTTGCCATAGAGACACAACTCTTATCTGGACGCCTGGATTCCTCTGTTATCACAAAGGCCAGAAAAGCAGTGACTGAGTGGGAGATGTGACAGAGTGAACAAGAACATGCTGGATGAGAGGAAAAGCTGAGCCAGAAAACGGGAAATGTGTGAAGTGGAGAGTCGGAGGACAGAGAAAGACTGAATCTGAATCAAAGGCAAAGCACAAGTGAGCAAGAGCGAGGCTGTGAGAGTAGGACGGAAACAGTTCTACCTGCACGAGGCTTATCAGGGCTCCGGGCTGCAGAACAATGGCAGGAAACAAGTGCATGGAACTTTTCCCTGCGAACGGGCATGCGTGCCCCTTATCCAGGGTCTCGTGGCCCCGCGCCGCCCTGCGGTCAACAGAGACGTCACTCTCTGGCGGATCGTCTGGACGGGGTTGCTTACAAATGGCCAGGGAGAGTGGAGGTTTCAGGGGGGGGGGCAATTAGTTTTGCTGCCAGTCCAGCCAAGCACCAGCATTAACTTTCATTGTTTCATTGCTGATACAGAGAGGTTCTCAACTTATCTTTTCCAGTTCAGCGCTCTGTTTTTCAACATCAAACGTGGCCGGCAGAAAACTACTTTGAATGCAAAAAGCCGTTTTGAGGCATTGTGCGCCTCTCTACAGTCGAGCCCACTCTGAAGTtgcagaacagcagctggagcCAGGCTCTGTTTTGAAGATAAGGGGAATTACCGACTGAAATAGCGCACGACTTTACAACTTTTCCCCCCTTTTCTCTTTGTCATTTCAGCCCTCCTTTCTCCCAGAACAACCGTGACAATAATTACCTGAACCTCAACTATGAATACAAAGGTAAGCAAGGACAGACGTGCAGCCGTCACTCCGCTTTGCTGCTGAGTTAATGCTCTGCTCGTACGAGACAGAAACATTGTTCGTTATCACAAAgctgtctttttttctgtgttaatAATAGCCACGTATTAAGCTTTATAGGAAAAACCTCTGCTTTAAATGTGTCCCCTCTACAAGTGTTAGAGGTTACAATGGGGAAGGAGACTTTACTATTTGACAGTTTCATCTGCGAGTATATACTTAAAAGAAGCTACAGGCTACGGTGAATATAGTTAACATCTTGGTTGTATCTCTTGTGTTTCACAGGGAGGTGAGAGGAGTTGGATAGTACCATAACTCTACTAGTGTTATCTTCCACACACTGTGGACCCTTTTATCCATAGCCTCTTTTTTACCTTTAGTCCCTCTCATCACATctctttatgtcttttttttttttaccccactTTTTAATAGTGGGGTATTTGAAGCCCCCCCTGCTCGTCTTTTTCTTGTCCCTCGGGTCGCCGTCTGTTCCCTTTCCTTCAGAACGCAGATCAAATAGCGCAGAATGATAGATAACGCCGCATTAACCCTTTTGAACACAGCAGTTCTCTCAATCTGctcatttctttttctcctgctctgccccccaccacacacacacacacactgctgtatattatttaaaaaaaaaaaacagggactgCTGCATATTATGTACACAGAGCTCCATATAGCTGCAGCAGTACTCAAGGACTCACTTGGGCACTCGTGCACGTGCTTGCACAGCCaaatatacacacatgcactccCCTTCCCAGATGTAAAGCTGTGTGGCCCTTCCTGCTGAGGGCTACAGTGTTTGTTTATCATTCCCTGTGAGTAGATTTTTCCTCTCCATCCCGTGCtgccaaacagaaaaaaaataactcccGTCTCCATGGGATACGGCCACAAAAACAGCGCGAGGGGAGGCAATCATCTGACAGAACAGCTGCTTTCAATTGCGAGTGGCTCCGGTCCTCTCCTTTTAGTGCGTGTGCTGCGAGTGTCGGCGCTCGCATGCGTCAGCAGCGCTCCCCACCTGCCTTTGGTTACTGCTCCGCTGCGCTCAGAGCGAGGACTGAGCTCGCACACATGGGCTGTTTTCCGTTTTCTGCCTTGGTTGCAATGAGGCGATACAACAGCTCTGCTCCATGTGTGAAAAGCTGTGCTCCTTTCTGACGCTGAACTCAATTTTGATTTGACATGCAGAGATGAGCACAAGCAGATATAGCACGTGTCAGATGCGATCTATGGAAATGAGAAGTGTATGAACACGTGACCGTAAAGCCGGGTGCCACCAGTGCAGAGTCGATTTGAAATATGAGGCTAATTGTTCAAGCTTTCATGATTTGTTTTCTGACATACCGTTTTTGTGCCTAATTGCTCCATTTTCAGGTCGCCATGGGAAAGGAGGGACTTTCCCACGCCAGTTCCAGTTGCCCAATCGCAGCAAGGATTATGGAGATCGTAAGAAACCAGCTTTACTAgagcaataacaacaacaccATTATTGCACAGCTTAAACAGATATGTTACTATGTCTACAGgacaacacagacacacaccactACCAGACCGCATCTGGGCAGATTTTTAAAGGCAGcctcctccctttttttttttttttttttttaacttcatgaAATATTGTGGAATATCATTGGCTGCTTTGGCATTTTTCTTGAATTTTGCACAATGAGTGCAGCCTTGCTGGTCCAGGCAGCTGCTTGTAATTGCTTATTCAGGGGCTAACCTTGGTTAGCAATGATTTACGTCTCCCTGTGGTGAACCCGAACTTGTATAAAAACACAGcgccctgcttcctgtctgagGGGAAGCGGGACAAAGTGGTGAGAGGCTCTGGCCGGCCCGAAAGTCTTGGTCGCTTTATGCACAACCTGTATGAAGTAACTGTGTGAAAGCAGCTTCACAATATAAACGCAGATGCCGTGGCCTGTGTAGGTAGAGTCATTAATAtgcctgtttttattttaaaatgtatttagtttaattaatgtgtgtgttttcaggcCGCAGGACACTTCCGCGCAGCTTCATGCCGCAGGAGAACCTTTTTCAGCTGGTTCCCTCCAGTCGTACACGCAGCTATAATGGAGACAGCACGCTGCAGTACAGCGACCTGCGCTCACTGGGCAAAAGCTGCCAGCGTGGCACAACAAAATGTAAGTATTTCATTTTGAAGCTTCCAGCTTTTACAGCAAGCGGGACAGAGTGCTGAAGAGTAAaatggaaaacacaaagatactAACATACTGGACCTCTTTAGAGACTGATGTTAATTGTGGATGACCACTAACTTTTAGTCCTCAGGTAAATGCTGTAAAATCATATTATTTTCTTCCTCCCATCAAGAGTACGTCAAACATCGCGGTGCTGTCTGTAGAAGCAATAACAAGTAGTTTACCGAAAGTCCAAGATGTCAAGGAGTCATTACAGCccaaatttatttatgtatttaaagATTTACTTTCAGTTTacatgaaacagaaaaaaagttgaacCTGGAATTGGAAGCATTTGACACATTTGCTTTTTTATTGAGCCTTTACTTGAATTTGTTTCCAAGCTAAGTTGTTGATGGATCAAAATATTTCTAATTTAGATTTTACTCCCTTTGCAGTGAGTGAGCCATTACAGACTGATGATATATAACTCAGTGGTGGAAGATGTGGGATGTGATGATGTATTTTATGATATAGGTGGGAAAGACTTTCTTCAACAAAATATAGATAAAAGTTGGAAACGGTGAATAAGTTCAGATGTGTTCTGCCATAATGGGTAGAAGCAAATCAAGGGATAATCTGTTTTCCAATGGCTGTCAAATCTATTTTAATTCTTAGCTACACAGAGTAAGGAGTAGAAGTGATGTATACTAATACTGTAAGTCGTAGCAGGCATAATTCCCCCCTCATCATCCAGATCGGTCCATGTCTTAAGCTCACTGATGACATCTGTCCTCATTAAGTCTCTACGTGCCGTTTGCCCAGAATCTGTCTTTGTCATGCTGCCAAGGCTCGGCTCAGCAGTCTGTGGTCGACGTCCCAGTCTCTGGTGTTTTTCTCACCCACACACAACCAAACAGTTTTATCACAGCCACAAAGAAGCCTGCTAAGTCCAAAACAAAGTCTCAGAGTCTGGGCCTGAGGGGATGCGAGCTGCCGAGATGATCTTTCTAGGTTTTGACAACTTTGTGTTGGCGGATTGTGGTTTGACTGCCTGTCTGTGATATCTAGGGTTTCCCCCAGTCTGAGAGGGTTTGCAGTGGGAGTTATTTAGCAAATTGCAGTGGATTTGACGTCTTGTCTGGTGAGGTTTATTGTGAGTTACAGTTTACAGCCTCAGTGTTGGTGTACACTCAGGCTGTATATCATGATGTTGCTGTCTGTCTTTGGGGGCTTAGTAACCAAATGAATTATTGGTGGTTTTTCATCTGGTGTTGTGTTTCTGCAGCACCGCGGGCGCCAGTCAACTGGCGACAGGGAAAGCTCCTGGGGCGGGGGGCGTTCGGGGAAGTCTACCTCTGCTATGATGCCGACACGGGCCGGGAGCTGGCCGCCAAGCAGGTGCCCTTTGATCCGGACTGTCAGGAAACAAGCAAGGTGAGCGATGTGCTCACATCTGTTTGGAATGAGGCGCTCACTGCACGCATTTCTGGCATAAGACGAAGGGATTTTATGATCGGTAAGTAATGAAGTAATTTCTTTCTCTGCAGGAAGTGAACGCTCTGGAGTGTGAAATTCAGCTGCTGAAGAATCTGCGACATGATCGGATCGTTCAGTACTACGGTTGTCTTCGGGACCTGGAACAGAGAAAACTCACCATTTTTGTGGAGTTCATGCCCGGGGTGTGTATTCTGCAGAATAATGTCTACATGCATGTTGTCTTTTGTCAGTCATTTGCGACAGATTAACATCAGACCAAACCCGTACTGTCCACATCTGCTTGAAAGCTATTTGGAAATGTCACCAGCTGTCAGCGAACCTGCACTCAGTGGTTAATGTGATCAAAACTGCTCATTTTATGAGATCGCTTTCTCACTAAATGAGCATTTTAATGAGTGACTGTCGCCTGTGGACCGTGTCCTGGAGCCTGTTTTCATTATTTcctgagctttttttttgttttgttttgttttgttttttttaatttctcagcGCCATTGAGTGTCTTAGTCACACATTGTCTGGAAAGTGGAAATGTTTATGTTTCAGCAGAGCTGGCGGAGGTAAGAGAGGAGTCGATGAagccaagtttttttttgtatgactGTGCAACACGGCTGCACTGCTGTTGCTGACCGATAACACTTGAGTGGTCCGGGGGGAAGAGCGGACGAGGCTGGGAAGGGGGGGCGTCCctctgagaggcagagagctgCTAAGGTGTCTCGTTGACGGCTGAAAATTAAAAGGgagatgttttgttttcaccAAAAAGTGCGTCACAGGTTTATTGGATCAGGTCTTTACTCCCGAGATTTCCTTGGGAGGAACTTCAGAcgggaaatgaaaggaaacgcAGCACATCGGGGCAGTTTGGACTCAGTATCAGGCGGACTTCTTTCCgcactttgtgtgtttgtatatgAGGTTTTTGTACTTGAAAATTGGCTTGGTGGCTGCTTTTTCCAAACACCAAAATAACTCCACTTGAGCGTGTCAGTAGTGAAGGCGCTCTGGCTGTAGTAATCACTTTCTTCAACCTCACGCTCACTAATATTCATGAAGACTTTGTGCCTCTCTCGTGTTGTCTCTCCAGGGCTCAATAAAGGACCAGTTGAAAGCCTACGGAGCTCTTACAGAGAAAGTGACTAGAAGATACACCAGACAGATCCTCCAGGGAGTCTCCTACCTGCACAGCAACATGATTGTACACAGGGACATCAAAGGTAACTCAAACTGCAAACTTAAAAAGGTCAAAGTTGACTCTTGGTTGGATTGGTAGCCAACGAACACCCACACGTGAACGGCGGCATACATCTTAAGATATATGGTCACTGCTGCTTCAACTGTTGCTGAGAAAACTTCAGAATGATTCTTCTTATCCTAGTTGACGTTTCCTCATTTGGTCATTCAGAATGAGCCTGGAAAAAATGTGCTATTTTGAACACCCCTTTGAGATATATTAGGCTTCGCGCTGGTGAAACTGTCCGGTCTAAAAATGCTCAACACCGGACGGAAAAGGCTTTAGTTTTGCTGCCCGCAGCTCTGGGAGTCGCTGCTTCGTCAAACTCCGGCCAGAAAAGAGGGAAATGTACCGTCTGGTGGGGAAAAAAGATAGTGGCTCACATGGGACACAACCAGGCTCTATGAGAGGGAGCGTGGGTGGgatttttttccacttaaaATATGCTCTGCGTGTGTAAAATCCGCCTTGAGCTCACCTCATCTCACAGCTCCTCTTTTTGCAGTAAAAGGGATGTCAGCTCTTGTGGGTTTTTTTGACTGGAGCTTGGCATCACAGCCATGACATTACACATGACTGTAAATTTTATGTTCCAAAGAGTCACAGAAATGTTAATGCCCTGATTTATTAGAAGGCCCCCGCATGCTTACATGCTCTATATGTAACAACTATGCAAACAGTGGAAACGGCCTGAGAAGTGAGCTGTAAAGGTTGCAGTTTTAGTCTCTCTACCTCTACTTTGCAGCCCTCTAATCCCTTGGTGGGTGAGTGGCAAGTGGTGCACATTAGTCACTGATCAAATAAGTGGTGTGCCTGAAGGAAATGGGATGGACGCGGCTACATGTCGGAAAAAAtgcggaggaaggaggagagagggTGTTGAGGCTTGATCTGTCTTATGTGGAGCAGTTTACTTAGTAATTGAGTTTCTGATTTGTGTAAGCCAACCAGGCATTTTCCCCAAAGTAAAGGAAATATAAACTTCGGTATTTTGTAGAGTCGAAGGAGTGTAGTATTTTTCTACCAACAGCTTCAAGATCTCCTTTGGCATTTTAGAAATAACTCTGTCCATATTTTGGCGTTGGAAAAGTTAACCTTTCCCCTGTAGCCAGTTGACGTGCTGGCACAGGAACTTCACGAGCACATTAACTGTACCTCCAAGCTCTGTACCCCCTTAAAAAGATATTGACAGCTCTCCGGAGACTCTTGAATAGCTGAGCTCATTTTGTTTGGTTCCACCAGGTGCTAACATCCTGAGAGACTCCACGGGGAATGTGAAGCTTGGAGACTTTGGAGCCAGCAAGCGTCTCCAGACCATCTGCATCTCTGGTACAGGGATCAAGTCTGTCACTGGCACCCCCTACTGGATGAGCCCAGAAGTCATAAATGGGGAGGGATATGGCCGGAAAGCTGATGTATGGTAAGTTTACGATCAGGCTGAAACAGGTTGAATGAGGCCCAGAGGGGATAACAGACCCCTTCAGCATAAAAATACACAATCGTGGTGGAGAGCACCGTGTGTAATCTGTGTTCTCTGTATCTGAGCAATTAATCACACAACAGAGATATTACAGCTGAAGAATGCAACATAAACATCTATATAAAGTGATATAATGTACCACAGTATGCATATATTTATAAAATTCATACTGTTCATACTGTAAAAAGCACAAGTTTGGCAGCGTTAGTGTTGGCTTTTAAGcaatgtttaatgtttaaatagggttgtgtgaagtacttatGAGCAGTCAGTGGTTAGCAGCAGTTTGAACAATCGGGGTGGATTTTCGATGGGGAAGCGAAGCTAAGAGCTACTCAGAACAGGGGAAGAGTTTTCACCATCTAACCACAACCAATAACGCCTTAAAAATATCAGTGGTTCACACACATGCTGTTTGTAGTGAATCTGTAGTGAACACTGTAACATCTGTATCGCACAATCGTGCACTTTGTCACTATTTCCTCCACCGAAGATGGTGTTCTGGTGTTAACTCATTCTCACCCATGAGTGGTTTACCCGCCTGAACAAGCATGTGTTGGTCACAAGATCAACCACCAGGGGAGGAGAGTCGATACTGACCACAATAAATACTCACACAATCCCACTAAAGGAAAGAAAGTTCaataaatacatgaataaatATCACTTTAACTGTGGAATTTGAATAGTTGGAGTTGTTGCATTTAATTGCAGAATATTTCAAATGTATAAGCCAAGTATCTATCCTTGATAAAATTGACCAAAATGGAGACCGTGTATAAATGTAACCCTCAGAACTGCAGACAGATTCATCTTTGttgttgtggtgtttttttttcaggagtGTCGCCTGCACTGTTGTTGAGATGTTGACTCAAAAACCTCCTTGGTCCGAGTATGAGGCCATGGCAGCCATTTTTAAGATCGCCACGCAGCCCACAAAGCCCATGCTTCCAGAGAGTGTGTCCGACGCGTGCAGGGACTTCCTACGGCAAGTCTTTGTGGAGGAGAAATGGCGGCCCACCGCGGATGTTCTGCTCAGTCACCCGTTTGTCCAGGGCAGCTTCTGAGGCCTGTGGGCAACCATCCCTGTCCCCTTCCCTGCCTGCGAGGCCCCTGTGGTCCCAGCACGTCCCCTCATCTCCGGCCCGCCCCGCCCCGCCCCCAGGGTCCCCTCCTCCTCTCGTCACCTGGCTACAGGGCTCAGCAACACTCCAACTCTCCAAGCCTTGTCATCGATCACAAGTGTCTGCCTTGTCAGGACCCCTGCGTCTCTCACCAACCAGCTCAACCCAGACAACTCCCTGCGACGCCAGGTTGATTGCTGTCAAGACCTGCAGAGTCCTCCAAGGCATCGTTTTGTGTTCCCACATAAGGGGGCTGACGAGAGGACACTCGACAGTCTCAAAAGTTCCAGAATGCTCTCCTTTAACAAGAGTAGGAAAAGTAGCCAAAGTTAGAGGGAAGTGGTGCCTCAAGCTTTCTGGGTCTCACTTTACATGCATTTACTGCCGCAGCACAGTGTCTCCGGACTGAGTAGACACTGCGATACACCAGTTTTGACTTCTTAAGATTGgtgaaatatttttataggacacACGCAAATTCATCCTCGCGGATGAGATTTCTATCGTCACCctagaaaatgtaaatgtatttccGTCAACGCCTTACAGTAAGAATTTGTAAGTcagaatgtgtttgtttttttgtttttttctaacatCATAGAGGGTTGCCCTTTCCCTGCTTTCACAGCACTCACAACCCCCTATTAGAAGGATTGTCAACATTGCACTTTTGATATCATGCATTGAGACTTTTACACATGCAAGATAATCTACGAAGGAGATATTTTTCTATTCGACGCATTTTTTCTAACACCCCTGGTGAGAACTGTATTccaatgtaaaagaaaaacaaaaccaaactttttttgGCATTCGCGTGCAATGTCTTTTAAGCAATACCAACACTGCTGTTGGGGTCAAGGACCTTCATCCCACCGTCGTTTGTGGTGAGCCTCTTTCCATTTACAAGTtgccaaagaaaaataaaaagaagagacAGAGAACTCGATGTTAACATGCAGTATTAGTCATATTGGACTTTTTGTCACCTCAGAGCCCTGCAGCCTTTTCTGTTTTACGGCAGCTGTGTGCACTGTCGACTGCACAGACCGAATCAGACGCATCGGCGCCTTGCTTTGCAACGATCATGAAAGCAGATTGAAGGAAGTGTcttgttttatgtatttgttGCAAGTTCAGTTCGAAATCCGCTCGCCCCTATGCCTTCCTTAAGCTTCCCACACCATTCGAGCAGGCCACTCTATGACCTGACCCGCACATCTAACTTTGTACAACGCCGACAGAGCTGAAGCATACCATCACAGATCGTCTGAAAGCATCGAGGTTGGAATTGAA includes:
- the map3k22 gene encoding mitogen-activated protein kinase kinase kinase 22, whose product is MMTVNMDDGLQNGPGQHRNTQDDEEALNSIMKDLAALGRCYTQHNSHKPKNRTLLYKQDLRVKLEHEREKRIIPFQRPLKIKELLQKVTEAFGQQMDMFFMEKELLLPLKTQEELDQAVLTLGCSSGTNGLLRILLKTPKNNHYLQVNSRDKQSEMKSSRSLGDLKGSLLKGSERVRKHSTGSLHTGRTSPPPGSVPEEQQQIARQGSYTSIHSEGEFIPETSHQNMLDPFGSADNSLSSSCQSIDQALDSPPFSQNNRDNNYLNLNYEYKGRHGKGGTFPRQFQLPNRSKDYGDRRRTLPRSFMPQENLFQLVPSSRTRSYNGDSTLQYSDLRSLGKSCQRGTTKSPRAPVNWRQGKLLGRGAFGEVYLCYDADTGRELAAKQVPFDPDCQETSKEVNALECEIQLLKNLRHDRIVQYYGCLRDLEQRKLTIFVEFMPGGSIKDQLKAYGALTEKVTRRYTRQILQGVSYLHSNMIVHRDIKGANILRDSTGNVKLGDFGASKRLQTICISGTGIKSVTGTPYWMSPEVINGEGYGRKADVWSVACTVVEMLTQKPPWSEYEAMAAIFKIATQPTKPMLPESVSDACRDFLRQVFVEEKWRPTADVLLSHPFVQGSF